In Luteitalea sp., the genomic window CTTGTAGCCATACTGATCACCCGTGGGTTGGTTCGCGTACCAGATGCCGCGGTATCCATCCTCCTTGACTGGCGGTGCCGTCTGTCCATCGGCGGTTCCCAGAATCGCGAGCATCGCCGCGGCAGTCGACCAGGCCGCACGCCTCAAAACTGCACTCCGAGCGACAGCTGAACGACACGCTCGCCGTCAACGCCAATGATCCGTCCAGCGAATGAGCCGCCGGCGCTCGTGATCACGCCGAAGTTCGCCCGGTCCAGGTCGGTCCGCGTCACAACCGCGACACTCCGTTCTCCAGGCGCAGGGGCGGGACGCCTTCGTGTGAGCCACGCATCATGATGCTAGTACGCCTGTGACGATACCATATTCAAGAAGCCGCGTTCCTCACCGTGCTTCCATGAACACGAACGTTACATCGTCGTCGAATCTGCCGGCGCCGCCGGTCCATTGCGTCAGCTCTCCGAGTGCTGCCGCCGCGAATTGCTCGGCGTCCGTGTGCTCGATGCGTGGCAGCCACTGGGCCACGCGCTCGCCGTCGAAGAACTGCCCGGCGCGATCGCGCGCTTCGGACACGCCATCCGAATAGAGGAGCAGACGATCCCCAGCCGCGAAGTGATCGACGGAAGCATTCGTGTACTGCGCGTCGGGGAACAAGCCGAGCATCAATCCATGCTCCGCTTGAACGTCCACCGTGGCGGCGCCGCGTCTGTGTAGCAGTGCCGGGGGGTGGCCTGCGTTGGCGATGGTGACGGCCCGGCGCTCCATGTCGACCACGGCGTAGACGGCCGTCACGTATGAATGTTCGAGATGCCGGCAGAGCACGTGATTCATGGAGGTGAGCACCTGCGCCGGATCGTCCGCCCGGTCCGCGTGCACGGAGAACGCAAGCTTGACCATGGATGCGACCAGCGCGGCGGGAATGCCGTGTCCCGAAACGTCGGCGACGAGGACGCCGAGACGGGACTCGCCAATCGTCACGACATCGTAAATGTCGCCGGCGACAGCGGCGGCGGGCACATACCTGGCGGCGACGTCGACGCCGGCAAGCGTCGGGAGCTGCCGCGGCAGGAGAGACAACTGGATGCGCCTTGCCGTTTCGAGCTCGCGCTGGACGCTGGCGAGCTCTGCCTGTTCACGAAACACCGATCGCGCAACCACGTATCCGATGCAGACGACGAAAACGAGCCACCCGATGTACTCGACGTTCGTGCCCGGCACCACGACTTGGCCCAGGTTCTGATTGACGATGAAGATGATGAATATCGCGCCTCCGGCCAATACGATTGGATCCGTCAGCAGAGTGCGCACCCCGCGGATTCGGTATGCATACCATACGTTTCCGATAGCGAGGGCCAACGCGATCAGTATGAGCGCACTGTTCAGCCTGGTTGCCGCAAAAGGCTGTTGCCACACGAGCTCCGTGACGATCGCGCCTACCGCGAAGGCCGTCATTATGAGTACGGCCCATCGAATCGAATCTCGCCAGCCGCGGCCGATGACGCTCTGCAGAAAAAGCGTGAACGGCACGTTGAGCGCGTACGTCACGACGGCGCTGACCCAGCTTTCGTGAACCTCCGTCATGCCAAGGGCTGCTCGAACCGGATCCTCGCCTACGAGCAGGCGCACCCCATAGAGTGCGCAGAACAGGCCGAATGTCAGGAGCGTTGTTGCGCCCCGCCAGAGCCACAGCGTGGCGGTGAACACCGACGCGGACCCGAGAGTAAGGATCGTCGCACCGATCAGAATCCCCGTGAGCTGCAAGCCGGTCATGCGGAGAGTATAGATGTGCCAGGCCGCCGGTGCGGGAGCCGTCGTAGAATGGTCCCGGCTGCGAATCGTACGGCTCTGTGGTTGGTAGGCCTGACCGCCTCCGCCACCGTCGGGTCCCGTCGGGACCCGACAAGCCAGTGCTGGCTGGCGGCCCGCATCTCGCGGGCCGCCGTGGCGGTCCGCCGAAGCTTTACGCGAAGGCGGAAGGCCTGCGCTACGGCTGTCAGCCGTAGTCGCGACTCAGACAACACATCCCATGACCAAGTCGCTTGCTATCTCGATGGTCCTTCTTGCCACCACGCTCACCGCGGCTCGTCCCGCGAAGGTGGTGATTGCACACCGTGGTGCTTCTGCGTACGCGCCCGAGAACACGCTCGCCGCCTTTCGTCTTGCGGCTGATCAGAAGGCGGACTACGTGGAGATCGACATCACCTTCACGCGCGACGGGCATCTCGTCGTCTTGCACGACGACACGCTCGAGCGCACGACCAACGTCGAGGACCTCTTTCCGGATCGCGGCCAGCCGGCCAACGCGGGCAGCGATGAGCGGCGCTGGCCGGTCAAGGACTTCACGCTCGAGGAGGTGCGGCGCCTCGATGCGGGCTCGTGGTTCGACCAGCGCTTTGCGGGCGAGCGCATTCCGACCTTCGAAGGAGCGGTTGATGCGGTGACGCCGCGCACGGGCCTTCTCATCGAGTTGAAGTCGCCCGACAAGCAGCGTGCCGCGGGCCGAGCGATGGAGCCGCTCGTGGCTGACGTGCTCCGCGCGCGCGATCTGGCCGGTGCGCCGCGCGACGAGGACCGCCCGCCGATCATCGTCCAGTCGTTCGACGAGGGTGGCGTGCGTGAGCTGGCGAAGTTGTTGCCAGACGTTCCGCGCGTGCTGCTCTTCTCGCCTCCAGCCGCGCCTCGCTGGACCAGCGCATCCGGCCTGAAAGAGGTCTCTGGCTTTGCGACCGGTATCGGTCCCAACAAGGACATCCTCGACAAAGACCCCGTGCTCGTGCGCCGCGCACACGAGCTCGGGCTGTTCGTGTTCGCATGGACGTACCGCGCCGAATCGACGGCCGAGCAGGAGACAGCTCGCGCCGCCATGCAGAGAGGGTTGACCATCCTGGGCCTCGAC contains:
- a CDS encoding SpoIIE family protein phosphatase yields the protein MTGLQLTGILIGATILTLGSASVFTATLWLWRGATTLLTFGLFCALYGVRLLVGEDPVRAALGMTEVHESWVSAVVTYALNVPFTLFLQSVIGRGWRDSIRWAVLIMTAFAVGAIVTELVWQQPFAATRLNSALILIALALAIGNVWYAYRIRGVRTLLTDPIVLAGGAIFIIFIVNQNLGQVVVPGTNVEYIGWLVFVVCIGYVVARSVFREQAELASVQRELETARRIQLSLLPRQLPTLAGVDVAARYVPAAAVAGDIYDVVTIGESRLGVLVADVSGHGIPAALVASMVKLAFSVHADRADDPAQVLTSMNHVLCRHLEHSYVTAVYAVVDMERRAVTIANAGHPPALLHRRGAATVDVQAEHGLMLGLFPDAQYTNASVDHFAAGDRLLLYSDGVSEARDRAGQFFDGERVAQWLPRIEHTDAEQFAAAALGELTQWTGGAGRFDDDVTFVFMEAR
- a CDS encoding glycerophosphodiester phosphodiesterase codes for the protein MTKSLAISMVLLATTLTAARPAKVVIAHRGASAYAPENTLAAFRLAADQKADYVEIDITFTRDGHLVVLHDDTLERTTNVEDLFPDRGQPANAGSDERRWPVKDFTLEEVRRLDAGSWFDQRFAGERIPTFEGAVDAVTPRTGLLIELKSPDKQRAAGRAMEPLVADVLRARDLAGAPRDEDRPPIIVQSFDEGGVRELAKLLPDVPRVLLFSPPAAPRWTSASGLKEVSGFATGIGPNKDILDKDPVLVRRAHELGLFVFAWTYRAESTAEQETARAAMQRGLTILGLDGVITDNPDLGRSGG